One window from the genome of Cottoperca gobio chromosome 15, fCotGob3.1, whole genome shotgun sequence encodes:
- the LOC115019694 gene encoding uncharacterized protein LOC115019694, protein MALQGTLLWLCSLAVLSSAAAQDRSSADNCNSDTQHLEDLSAALKVAVECGENLLSAWSPVQTASLLLSMRNLTDTLHKHQLKECRSAEPQKCPEAEVPNNGGLACVTFANKRYCKPLCNHGYDFAFLRRSRLFDECSEQTGYKWQSQYIGGNKLAVCHESRIQVSGAKTAYFPKDQDCLTTKGSSQLQSSVSEELSTELQLQGVQGEPQYACLVCG, encoded by the exons ATGGCATTACAGGGAACACTTCTCTGGCTTTGCTCACTAGCAG TCTTGTCCTCCGCTGCAGCTCAAGATAGAAGCTCAGCTGACAATTGCAACTCGGACACTCAGCACTTGGAGGATCTGTCGGCTGCTCTCAAG GTGGCGGTAGAGTGCGGTGAAAACCTGCTGTCTGCATGGAGTCCGGTGCAGACAGCTTCATTACTGCTGTCCATGAGGAACCTGACAGACACTTTGCACAAACACCAGCTGAAAG AGTGCCGCAGTGCTGAGCCACAGAAATGCCCCGAAGCAGAAGTTCCCAACAATGGAGGGTTGGCATGCGTCACATTTGCCAACAAGCGCTACTGCAAACCTCTGTGCAACCAT GGTTACGATTTTGCTTTTTTGAGGCGGAGTCGTTTGTTTGATGAATGCAGTGAGCAGACGGGATACAAATGGCAGAGTCAGTACATCGGAGGAAACAAGCTGGCTGTGTGCCACG AATCACGAATccaagtttcaggagcaaagACGGCATATTTTCCTAAAGATCAGGACTGCCTAACAACGAAGGGCAGCAGCCAACTGCAGAGCAGCGTCAGTGAAGAGTTGAGCactgagctgcagctgcagggcGTACAGGGAGAGCCACAGTACGCCTGCCTTGTATGTGGATGA